In Kineococcus endophyticus, one genomic interval encodes:
- a CDS encoding glutamate synthase subunit beta yields MVDPRGFLKVRERELPPRRPVPLRLMDWREVYEKQDQQQLQRQAGRCMDCGIPFCHNACPLGNLIPEWNDLVSRGDMRAAIERLHATNNFPEFTGKLCPAPCESACVLGINQPPVTIKQVEVMIAENAAEAGWITPQVPERLTGKTVAVVGSGPAGLAAAQQLTRSGHTVVVYERDDAIGGLMRYGIPEFKMERSVLDRRLAQMEAEGTRFRAGVDIGVDITGEQLRERFDAVVVATGATQWREVDLPGRDLAGIHQAMEYLPPTNRVAVGQEPPATYIDANGLDVVVIGGGDTGSDCYGTALRQGARSVTQLDIYPMAPEDRAEHEPWPTMPKVFSVSSSHEEGGERKFSASTRAFVGEDGKVTGLRLVEVTKVDGVWTPVEGTEHDLPAQLVLLAIGFAGPEHGGIVGQLGLEADARTRFTRTPGYATSTPGVYVAGDAGRGQSLIVWAIAEGRACAAAVDEFLMGDTALPSPIRADAVPLTA; encoded by the coding sequence ATGGTTGACCCCCGGGGGTTCCTCAAGGTCCGTGAGCGGGAGCTCCCGCCGCGCCGCCCCGTCCCGCTGCGCCTGATGGACTGGCGCGAGGTGTACGAGAAGCAGGACCAGCAGCAGTTGCAGCGCCAGGCCGGCCGCTGCATGGACTGCGGCATCCCGTTCTGCCACAACGCGTGTCCGCTGGGGAACCTCATCCCCGAGTGGAACGACCTCGTCAGCCGCGGGGACATGCGCGCGGCGATCGAGCGCCTGCACGCGACGAACAACTTCCCGGAGTTCACCGGGAAGCTGTGCCCCGCGCCGTGCGAGTCGGCGTGCGTGCTCGGCATCAACCAGCCGCCGGTGACCATCAAGCAGGTCGAGGTGATGATCGCCGAGAACGCCGCCGAGGCCGGCTGGATCACCCCGCAGGTGCCCGAGCGCCTCACGGGCAAGACGGTCGCCGTCGTGGGCTCCGGCCCCGCCGGTCTCGCGGCCGCCCAGCAGCTGACCCGGTCCGGGCACACCGTCGTCGTCTACGAACGGGACGACGCCATCGGTGGCCTCATGCGGTACGGGATCCCCGAGTTCAAGATGGAGCGCTCGGTCCTGGACCGCCGCCTCGCGCAGATGGAGGCCGAGGGCACCCGCTTCCGGGCCGGCGTGGACATCGGCGTGGACATCACCGGCGAGCAGCTGCGGGAGCGCTTCGACGCTGTCGTCGTCGCCACCGGCGCCACCCAGTGGCGCGAGGTGGACCTGCCCGGTCGCGACCTGGCCGGCATCCACCAGGCGATGGAGTACCTGCCCCCGACGAACCGCGTCGCCGTGGGCCAGGAGCCCCCGGCGACCTACATCGATGCGAACGGCCTCGACGTCGTCGTCATCGGCGGTGGCGACACCGGGTCGGACTGCTACGGCACCGCGCTGCGCCAGGGTGCGCGGTCGGTCACCCAGCTCGACATCTACCCGATGGCACCGGAGGACCGGGCCGAGCACGAGCCCTGGCCCACCATGCCCAAGGTGTTCTCGGTGTCCTCCTCCCACGAGGAGGGCGGTGAGCGGAAGTTCTCCGCCTCCACCCGGGCGTTCGTGGGCGAGGACGGCAAGGTCACGGGCCTGCGGCTCGTGGAGGTCACCAAGGTCGACGGCGTGTGGACCCCCGTGGAGGGGACCGAGCACGACCTGCCCGCCCAGCTCGTGCTGCTGGCGATCGGCTTCGCCGGTCCCGAGCACGGCGGCATCGTCGGGCAGCTCGGCCTCGAGGCCGACGCCCGGACGCGCTTCACCCGCACGCCGGGCTACGCGACGTCGACGCCGGGCGTGTACGTGGCCGGCGACGCCGGACGCGGCCAGTCGCTCATCGTGTGGGCCATCGCCGAGGGCCGCGCCTGTGCGGCCGCCGTCGACGAGTTCCTCATGGGGGACACGGCGCTGCCATCGCCCATCCGGGCCGACGCGGTGCCGCTGACCGCCTGA
- the pyk gene encoding pyruvate kinase — protein sequence MRRAKIVCTLGPAVAGPEGLRSLVDAGMDVARMNLSHGSHDDHRANFEGVRAAAEATGRSVAILADLQGPKIRLGKFADGPHALAVGDVFTITTEDVVGTKDVSSTTYKGLTGDVAVGDRILIDDGKVGLEVTAVDGPRVVTKVTVPGPVSNNKGINLPGVAVSVPALSEKDVEDLRFALRLGVDMVALSFVRSAADADDVHKIMDEEGVTVPVIAKVEKPQAVENLREVVAAFDGIMVARGDLGVELPLEEVPLVQKRAIELARRQAKPVIVATQMLESMITAPRPTRAEASDCANAVLDGADALMLSGETSVGAFAFEAVRTMARIIENTETHGADRIAALGTVPHTKGGAITLAASEIGKQLDAKLLVTFTQSGDSARRLSRLRAEIPLVAFTAEETTRRRLALSWGVDSQYAAFISTTDEMVKEVDRRLQEMGRCAVGDLVVIVAGAPPGIVGSTNAVRVHRIGDASAGVSSAYA from the coding sequence ATGCGCAGAGCGAAGATCGTCTGCACCCTCGGGCCCGCTGTGGCCGGTCCCGAAGGGTTGCGGTCACTGGTGGACGCCGGGATGGACGTCGCCCGGATGAACTTGAGCCACGGCTCGCACGACGACCACCGGGCGAACTTCGAGGGGGTGCGCGCCGCCGCCGAGGCCACCGGGCGGTCCGTCGCCATCCTCGCCGACCTCCAGGGTCCGAAGATCCGCCTCGGGAAGTTCGCCGACGGCCCGCACGCCCTCGCGGTGGGTGACGTCTTCACGATCACCACCGAGGACGTCGTCGGCACGAAGGACGTCTCCTCCACGACGTACAAGGGCCTGACGGGCGACGTCGCGGTGGGCGACCGGATCCTCATCGACGACGGCAAGGTCGGCCTCGAGGTCACCGCCGTCGACGGCCCCCGCGTGGTCACGAAGGTGACCGTGCCCGGGCCGGTCAGCAACAACAAGGGCATCAACCTCCCCGGCGTGGCTGTGAGCGTCCCGGCGCTGTCCGAGAAGGACGTCGAGGACCTCCGCTTCGCCCTCCGCCTCGGCGTCGACATGGTGGCCCTGTCCTTCGTGCGCTCCGCGGCCGACGCCGACGACGTGCACAAGATCATGGACGAGGAGGGCGTCACCGTCCCCGTCATCGCCAAGGTCGAGAAGCCGCAGGCCGTCGAGAACCTCCGCGAGGTCGTCGCGGCCTTCGACGGGATCATGGTCGCCCGCGGTGACCTGGGCGTCGAGCTCCCGCTCGAGGAGGTGCCGCTCGTCCAGAAGCGCGCCATCGAGCTCGCCCGCCGCCAGGCCAAGCCCGTCATCGTGGCGACGCAGATGCTCGAGTCGATGATCACCGCGCCCCGGCCCACGCGCGCCGAGGCCTCCGACTGCGCCAACGCCGTGCTCGACGGCGCGGACGCCCTCATGCTCTCGGGCGAGACGAGCGTCGGGGCCTTCGCGTTCGAGGCGGTGCGCACCATGGCGCGCATCATCGAGAACACCGAGACGCACGGCGCGGACCGCATCGCGGCCCTCGGCACCGTGCCCCACACCAAGGGTGGCGCCATCACGCTGGCGGCCTCGGAGATCGGCAAGCAGCTCGACGCGAAGCTGCTCGTCACCTTCACCCAGTCCGGCGACTCCGCGCGCCGCCTGTCGCGGCTGCGGGCCGAGATCCCCCTGGTCGCCTTCACGGCCGAGGAGACGACGCGCCGCCGCCTGGCGCTGTCGTGGGGCGTGGACTCGCAGTACGCGGCGTTCATCTCCACCACGGACGAGATGGTCAAGGAGGTCGACCGCCGCCTGCAGGAGATGGGCCGCTGCGCCGTCGGCGACCTCGTCGTCATCGTGGCCGGTGCCCCGCCCGGGATCGTCGGCTCGACCAACGCGGTGCGCGTGCACCGCATCGGCGACGCGAGCGCCGGGGTCTCCAGCGCGTACGCCTGA
- a CDS encoding ANTAR domain-containing response regulator, protein MTNTADTTASSSTTTRRVVVAEDEAIIRLDIVEMLTEAGYDVVGQAGDGEQAVALAEEHKPDLVVMDIKMPVLDGISAAERIAKARIAPVVLLTAFSQAELVERARDAGAMAYVVKPFTSADLLPAVEIAVSRYQQIMALEDEVADLADRFETRKLVDRAKSKLQTQFGMTEPEAFRWIQKTSMDKRLTMREVANTVISAGDDRG, encoded by the coding sequence GTGACGAACACTGCCGACACCACCGCCTCCTCCTCCACGACCACACGTCGGGTGGTCGTCGCGGAGGACGAGGCCATCATCCGTCTCGACATCGTCGAGATGCTCACCGAGGCCGGCTACGACGTCGTGGGCCAGGCCGGGGACGGCGAGCAGGCCGTGGCCCTCGCCGAGGAGCACAAGCCCGACCTCGTCGTCATGGACATCAAGATGCCCGTCCTCGACGGCATCTCGGCGGCCGAGCGCATCGCGAAGGCGCGCATCGCGCCCGTCGTGCTCCTCACCGCGTTCTCGCAGGCCGAGCTCGTCGAGCGCGCCCGCGACGCCGGCGCCATGGCCTACGTCGTGAAGCCGTTCACGTCGGCCGACCTGCTGCCCGCCGTGGAGATCGCGGTCAGCCGCTACCAGCAGATCATGGCGCTCGAGGACGAGGTCGCCGACCTCGCTGACCGCTTCGAGACCCGCAAGCTCGTGGACCGCGCGAAGTCGAAGCTGCAGACGCAGTTCGGCATGACCGAGCCCGAGGCGTTCCGCTGGATCCAGAAGACGTCGATGGACAAGCGCCTCACCATGCGCGAGGTCGCGAACACCGTCATCAGCGCCGGCGACGACCGCGGCTGA
- a CDS encoding branched-chain amino acid ABC transporter substrate-binding protein, with translation MRSIVKLAAPAAAAALLLAACGTTGGETSSGASSGSSGGSCPEGISIGFFGALTGPDANLGVNINNGVKLAVDQHNAKSGACQVTLTPYDSQGDQNQAQGLAQKAAGNTKLVGIVGPAFSGESKVADKVFADPEVNLVHITPSATNPSLAENGWKTFFRVLGNDATQGPAAAKFITGTLGKQKVYVVDDSSEYGKGLADIVRKDLGAADVKDNTVQKGQTDFSAVVADIRSSGADAVFFGGYYAEAGLLLKQMRDAGLSSDQVAFISDDGAKDDGLITAAGADAANGAYVTCPCLPPDKAEGTFVEDYTKAVGSAPATYSAEGYDAATILLNGISEGKTTRADLLSYVASYDKPGVTKQLKFDDKGEPSSVSVWAYKVDGGKIVADQEINS, from the coding sequence GTGCGCTCCATCGTCAAACTCGCGGCCCCCGCTGCGGCGGCCGCCCTCCTGCTGGCCGCCTGCGGCACCACCGGTGGGGAGACCTCGTCCGGTGCGAGCTCCGGCTCCTCCGGCGGCAGCTGCCCCGAGGGCATCAGCATCGGGTTCTTCGGCGCCCTCACCGGCCCGGACGCCAACCTGGGTGTGAACATCAACAACGGCGTCAAGCTGGCCGTCGACCAGCACAACGCGAAGTCGGGGGCCTGCCAGGTCACGCTCACCCCCTACGACTCGCAGGGCGACCAGAACCAGGCGCAGGGCCTGGCGCAGAAGGCCGCGGGCAACACCAAGCTCGTGGGCATCGTCGGCCCGGCCTTCTCCGGTGAGTCCAAGGTCGCCGACAAGGTCTTCGCCGACCCTGAGGTGAACCTCGTCCACATCACCCCGTCGGCCACGAACCCGTCGCTGGCCGAGAACGGGTGGAAGACGTTCTTCCGCGTCCTGGGCAACGACGCCACGCAGGGCCCGGCCGCCGCGAAGTTCATCACCGGCACGCTGGGCAAGCAGAAGGTCTACGTCGTCGACGACTCCTCCGAGTACGGCAAGGGCCTCGCGGACATCGTCCGCAAGGACCTGGGCGCGGCGGACGTCAAGGACAACACCGTCCAGAAGGGTCAGACGGACTTCTCGGCCGTCGTCGCCGACATCCGGTCCTCGGGCGCGGACGCGGTGTTCTTCGGCGGGTACTACGCCGAGGCCGGCCTCCTGCTCAAGCAGATGCGCGACGCGGGTCTGTCCAGCGACCAGGTCGCGTTCATCAGCGACGACGGCGCCAAGGACGACGGCCTCATCACGGCCGCGGGGGCGGACGCCGCGAACGGCGCCTACGTCACCTGCCCCTGCCTGCCGCCGGACAAGGCCGAGGGCACCTTCGTCGAGGACTACACGAAGGCTGTCGGTTCCGCGCCGGCCACGTACTCGGCCGAGGGGTACGACGCCGCGACGATCCTGCTCAACGGGATCTCCGAGGGCAAGACCACGCGAGCGGACCTGCTGTCCTACGTCGCGAGCTACGACAAGCCGGGCGTGACGAAGCAGCTGAAGTTCGACGACAAGGGCGAGCCCAGTTCGGTCAGCGTCTGGGCCTACAAGGTCGACGGCGGCAAGATCGTGGCCGACCAGGAGATCAACTCCTGA
- a CDS encoding branched-chain amino acid ABC transporter permease gives MVVGAIYALFALGYTLVYGVLRLINFAHSEVFMWGSFGAVWMMTLLGARQGMSVPVAIGFLLLALVAAMAVSGGVALVVERIAYRRLREKNAPPLVALISAIGASFMLSELMGLRDRIAGWLNLDGVLAPYVRLARENTTFVNPLPNVTVFSAGGFEIRSNQLIVLVAAILMMIALDQFVSRSRLGRGVRAVSQDPEAAALMGVNQKRVVQLTFVIGGLMAGAAALLYCIHIGVTRYNVGFVLGIKAFTAAVLGGIGNIRGALVGGLVLGLAENYATLFGLASSWKDVVSFLLLVVVLLFRPTGILGESLGKARA, from the coding sequence CTGGTGGTCGGCGCGATCTACGCCTTGTTCGCTCTCGGCTACACGCTCGTCTACGGCGTCCTGCGCCTCATCAACTTCGCCCACTCGGAAGTCTTCATGTGGGGCAGCTTCGGCGCCGTCTGGATGATGACGCTCCTCGGGGCGCGCCAGGGCATGAGCGTCCCCGTCGCCATCGGCTTCCTCCTGCTCGCCCTCGTCGCGGCCATGGCAGTCAGCGGTGGCGTCGCGCTCGTCGTGGAGCGCATCGCCTACCGCCGGCTGCGGGAGAAGAACGCGCCGCCGCTCGTCGCCCTCATCTCCGCCATCGGCGCGTCGTTCATGCTGTCCGAGCTCATGGGGCTGCGCGACCGCATCGCCGGCTGGCTGAACCTCGACGGCGTCCTGGCCCCCTACGTCCGGCTGGCCCGTGAGAACACCACCTTCGTCAACCCGCTGCCGAACGTCACCGTCTTCTCGGCCGGAGGGTTCGAGATCCGCAGCAACCAGCTGATCGTCCTCGTCGCCGCGATCCTGATGATGATCGCCCTCGACCAGTTCGTCTCCCGGTCCCGGCTCGGCCGCGGTGTGCGCGCCGTCTCCCAGGACCCCGAGGCGGCGGCCCTCATGGGCGTCAACCAGAAGCGGGTCGTGCAGCTGACGTTCGTCATCGGCGGTCTCATGGCCGGTGCGGCGGCCCTGCTGTACTGCATCCACATCGGGGTCACCCGGTACAACGTCGGTTTCGTCCTGGGGATCAAGGCCTTCACGGCCGCCGTCCTCGGCGGCATCGGGAACATTCGCGGTGCGCTCGTCGGGGGTCTGGTCCTTGGGCTGGCCGAGAACTACGCGACGCTGTTCGGGCTCGCCTCGTCGTGGAAGGACGTCGTCTCGTTCCTCCTCCTCGTCGTGGTCCTGCTGTTCCGCCCCACCGGCATCCTCGGTGAGTCCCTCGGGAAGGCCCGCGCATGA
- a CDS encoding branched-chain amino acid ABC transporter permease gives MSTDTTPAKVAARPSFADRWADLPRPVQILVWVAIAVFFFVLPLLNLPIVSTPDAEFGAVLATVANYALVALGLNIVLGYAGLLDLGYVGFYAIGAYTVGVFGSLHGQVNWFVLVIMAVTISTASGLLLGAPTLRVRGDYLAIVTLGFGEIIRITALNSEWLNQARGITGIPRPPSTELFGLPSLLWDGATAKVDLGEGARSVFLKFGLLDAVPYYWLSLIVIIIVIFADKLLQASRVGRAWEATREDEEAAELNGVPTFRFKLLAFAMGAFVGGLSGALYASRIGAINPDSFMIQLSMMFLAAVVIGGQGNRWGAIAGGVVVAYLPERFREFADFRIVVFGLLLLLLANFRPQGLLPPRRARRAKRADDVTKRLEGTEEAARA, from the coding sequence ATGAGCACCGACACCACGCCGGCGAAGGTCGCGGCGCGCCCGTCCTTCGCCGACCGCTGGGCTGACCTGCCCCGGCCCGTCCAGATCCTCGTCTGGGTCGCCATCGCGGTCTTCTTCTTCGTCCTGCCGCTGCTGAACCTGCCGATCGTCTCGACCCCGGACGCCGAGTTCGGCGCCGTGCTGGCCACGGTCGCGAACTACGCGCTCGTCGCGCTGGGCCTGAACATCGTGCTGGGCTACGCCGGGCTGCTGGACCTCGGCTACGTCGGCTTCTACGCCATCGGCGCGTACACGGTCGGAGTGTTCGGATCCCTGCACGGCCAGGTCAATTGGTTCGTCCTCGTCATCATGGCCGTCACGATCTCGACGGCCAGCGGTCTGCTGCTCGGGGCGCCCACGCTGCGGGTGCGGGGGGACTACCTCGCCATCGTGACCCTCGGCTTCGGCGAGATCATCCGCATCACCGCGTTGAACTCGGAGTGGCTGAACCAGGCCCGCGGCATCACGGGCATCCCGCGCCCGCCGTCCACGGAACTGTTCGGCCTGCCCAGCCTGCTGTGGGACGGGGCCACGGCCAAGGTCGACCTCGGCGAGGGTGCGCGGTCGGTGTTCCTGAAGTTCGGGCTGCTCGACGCGGTGCCGTACTACTGGCTCTCCCTCATCGTCATCATCATCGTGATCTTCGCCGACAAGCTGCTGCAGGCCAGCCGCGTCGGCCGCGCGTGGGAGGCGACCCGTGAGGACGAGGAGGCCGCCGAGCTCAACGGCGTCCCGACGTTCCGGTTCAAGCTGCTCGCCTTCGCGATGGGTGCGTTCGTCGGAGGGCTGTCGGGGGCGCTCTACGCCAGCCGCATCGGGGCGATCAACCCCGACTCGTTCATGATTCAGCTGTCGATGATGTTCCTCGCCGCGGTCGTCATCGGCGGGCAGGGCAACCGCTGGGGTGCCATCGCCGGTGGTGTCGTCGTGGCGTACCTGCCGGAGCGGTTCCGCGAGTTCGCCGACTTCCGCATCGTGGTCTTCGGCCTGCTCCTGCTGCTGCTGGCGAACTTCCGCCCGCAGGGGCTGTTGCCCCCGCGCCGGGCGCGGCGGGCCAAGCGGGCCGACGACGTGACCAAGCGACTCGAAGGGACCGAGGAGGCCGCTCGTGCCTGA
- a CDS encoding ABC transporter ATP-binding protein yields the protein MPELTEGTAAAAPREFGPPLLTMENVTLRFGGVVALNDVSFDIRQGEILGLIGPNGAGKTTCFNALTGVYQPTEGRVVFDGQPLGRRKRYQINRLGIARTFQNIRLFGNMTARENVLVGADSHHRSGVVNSLFRLPRHRRETREGHALAEELLEMMDLGHRGDDLARNLSYGEQRRLEIARALATKPKLLCLDEPAAGFNPVEKQRLMDLIRKVRDLGNTVLLIEHDMRLVMGVTDRIVVLEFGKKIAEGLPADIRNDPAVIAAYLGVDDDQLSAEDEQL from the coding sequence GTGCCTGAACTGACCGAGGGCACCGCGGCCGCAGCTCCCCGCGAGTTCGGCCCGCCCCTGCTCACCATGGAGAACGTCACGCTGCGGTTCGGCGGGGTCGTCGCCCTCAACGACGTCTCCTTCGACATCCGCCAGGGCGAGATCCTGGGTCTCATCGGCCCCAACGGGGCCGGGAAGACCACGTGCTTCAACGCCCTCACCGGGGTGTACCAGCCGACCGAGGGGCGGGTCGTCTTCGACGGCCAGCCGCTCGGCCGTCGCAAGCGGTACCAGATCAACCGGCTCGGCATCGCCCGGACGTTCCAGAACATCCGCCTCTTCGGGAACATGACGGCGCGCGAGAACGTGCTCGTCGGAGCGGACTCGCACCACCGCTCCGGCGTCGTGAACTCGCTGTTCCGGCTGCCGCGGCACCGGCGCGAGACCCGCGAGGGGCACGCGCTGGCCGAGGAACTGCTGGAGATGATGGACCTCGGGCACCGCGGGGACGACCTGGCGCGCAACCTCTCCTACGGCGAGCAGCGCCGGCTGGAGATCGCGCGGGCCCTGGCCACGAAGCCGAAGCTGCTGTGCCTGGACGAACCCGCCGCGGGGTTCAACCCGGTGGAGAAGCAGCGCCTCATGGACCTCATCCGCAAGGTCCGCGACCTCGGCAACACCGTCCTGCTCATCGAGCACGACATGCGCCTGGTCATGGGCGTCACCGACCGCATCGTCGTGCTGGAGTTCGGCAAGAAGATCGCCGAGGGCCTGCCCGCCGACATCCGCAACGACCCGGCCGTCATCGCCGCTTACCTCGGTGTCGACGACGACCAGCTCTCCGCAGAGGACGAACAGCTGTGA
- a CDS encoding ABC transporter ATP-binding protein has translation MTTPAGTSKGADQLVVTDLSVNYGRIEAIRNVSFAVPQGAIATLIGANGAGKTTTLKTVSGLRTVRTGSIVFEGEDITKVPSHKLVTRGLCQAPEGRGTFVGMTVEENLDMGAYTRKDRRTAAYKEDLDRVFSLFPRLAERRTQIAGTMSGGEQQMLAIGRALMSRPRVLLLDEPSMGLAPKLIQQIFSIIVEINQQGTTVLLVEQNAAQALRISDVAYVLETGTVVRSGTGAELAADDSIRAAYLGGDV, from the coding sequence GTGACGACTCCTGCAGGCACCAGCAAGGGTGCCGACCAGCTCGTGGTCACCGACCTCAGCGTCAACTACGGGCGCATCGAGGCCATCCGCAACGTGTCGTTCGCGGTGCCGCAGGGCGCGATCGCGACCCTCATCGGCGCCAACGGGGCCGGGAAGACGACGACCCTCAAGACGGTCTCGGGGCTGCGGACGGTGCGGACGGGCTCGATCGTGTTCGAGGGCGAGGACATCACCAAGGTGCCCTCGCACAAGCTCGTCACGCGCGGTCTGTGCCAGGCCCCCGAGGGTCGCGGGACCTTCGTCGGGATGACCGTCGAGGAGAACCTCGACATGGGCGCCTACACCCGCAAGGACCGCCGCACGGCGGCCTACAAGGAGGACCTCGACCGGGTCTTCTCGCTGTTCCCGCGGCTGGCGGAGCGGCGGACCCAGATCGCCGGGACGATGTCGGGCGGTGAGCAGCAGATGCTCGCCATCGGCCGCGCCCTCATGAGCCGCCCGCGGGTGCTGCTGCTCGACGAGCCGTCGATGGGGCTCGCGCCCAAGCTCATCCAGCAGATCTTCTCGATCATCGTGGAGATCAACCAGCAGGGCACCACCGTCCTGCTGGTCGAGCAGAACGCCGCCCAGGCCCTGCGCATCTCCGACGTCGCCTACGTCCTGGAGACCGGCACCGTCGTGCGCTCGGGGACGGGCGCCGAGCTCGCCGCGGACGACTCCATCCGCGCCGCCTACCTCGGCGGCGACGTCTAG
- a CDS encoding GNAT family N-acetyltransferase — translation MARPAVEVRDAGTADVDVLMELYASARFDQAQLRASVESVRARLVRSLASGEVRVLLAFCGAEPAGYALLTTSPLLPLGNCAGPSIEHLHVVPGLRRRGVGRALLRRAVHVAESEGADQIACTVLPGDRDYTRYLARLGFAPVVVRRAVSLSVLRRRLSDGPAAAVHTTDVVARRRSLRARLARAGEGLKVPTAS, via the coding sequence GTGGCACGACCCGCAGTCGAGGTGCGCGACGCCGGTACCGCTGACGTCGACGTCCTCATGGAGCTCTACGCCTCCGCCCGCTTCGACCAGGCCCAGCTGCGCGCCTCGGTCGAGAGCGTCCGTGCCCGCCTCGTCCGCTCCCTCGCCAGCGGGGAGGTGCGGGTCCTCCTCGCCTTCTGCGGGGCCGAGCCGGCCGGGTACGCCCTGTTGACGACCTCCCCGCTCCTGCCGCTGGGCAACTGCGCCGGCCCGAGCATCGAGCACCTGCACGTCGTGCCCGGCCTGCGGCGCCGCGGCGTCGGCCGGGCCCTGCTCCGTCGCGCCGTGCACGTCGCCGAGAGCGAGGGCGCCGACCAGATCGCCTGCACGGTGCTGCCGGGGGACCGGGACTACACCCGCTACCTGGCCCGCCTGGGCTTCGCCCCCGTCGTCGTCCGCCGCGCCGTGTCCCTCTCGGTGCTGCGCCGGCGCCTGTCCGACGGCCCGGCCGCGGCGGTCCACACGACCGACGTCGTGGCCCGGCGCCGGTCGCTGCGGGCCCGGCTGGCCCGGGCGGGCGAGGGCCTGAAGGTCCCGACCGCCAGCTGA